One part of the Microvirga sp. TS319 genome encodes these proteins:
- a CDS encoding GNAT family N-acetyltransferase, which yields MQIRPAILNDIDAIMACERQAGYEDLVGRWTREQHATGIADPTHRYLVAVGGGGKISGYLMLQGIGASPESVLIKRIAVMQPGGGVGRALIERALSVIFDELAAKRVTLTVRPHNERGVALYRRVGLTNDGVEEVLRNGKPAFNTVMSMNADTYRIRQAANFR from the coding sequence ATGCAAATCCGCCCCGCCATACTCAACGATATTGATGCCATCATGGCTTGCGAACGCCAGGCTGGGTACGAGGACCTGGTTGGCCGATGGACGCGGGAGCAGCACGCAACCGGTATTGCAGACCCTACTCACCGTTATCTCGTCGCTGTTGGCGGCGGCGGGAAAATCTCAGGTTATTTGATGCTTCAGGGGATTGGAGCCTCGCCTGAAAGCGTCCTGATCAAGCGTATTGCTGTCATGCAACCCGGTGGGGGTGTTGGCCGCGCTCTGATCGAACGCGCGCTATCGGTCATTTTTGATGAGCTAGCCGCCAAGAGGGTCACTTTGACAGTCCGTCCGCATAATGAGCGCGGCGTCGCCCTCTATCGCAGGGTTGGCCTGACCAATGATGGAGTGGAGGAAGTTCTGCGAAACGGCAAGCCCGCTTTCAATACGGTCATGTCGATGAACGCTGACACTTATCGGATCCGTCAGGCCGCGAATTTCCGATAA
- a CDS encoding MucR family transcriptional regulator encodes MSATESKSASTTTNLIETTADVVTAYGANNSVVRENLPSLIESVYAAFSKIHLGGQTEKAREPLAPRMPIKKTITPDFLISLEDGRQYRTLKRHLRGLGLTPQEYRAKWDLPADYPMVAPNYSKQRSEMAKSMGLGAPQKKAKKTGSRRAAAA; translated from the coding sequence ATGTCCGCAACGGAATCTAAGAGCGCTTCAACCACCACCAATTTGATCGAAACGACAGCGGATGTTGTGACCGCCTATGGGGCGAATAACTCAGTCGTTCGCGAGAACCTTCCGTCGCTGATCGAAAGTGTTTACGCAGCCTTCTCAAAAATTCATCTCGGCGGTCAGACCGAAAAGGCTCGCGAGCCGCTTGCGCCGCGGATGCCGATCAAGAAGACGATTACACCCGACTTCCTCATCAGTCTGGAAGATGGCCGCCAGTACCGCACCCTCAAGCGTCACCTGCGCGGTCTGGGCCTGACGCCTCAGGAGTATCGCGCCAAGTGGGACCTTCCGGCCGACTATCCGATGGTGGCACCGAACTACTCGAAGCAACGGTCCGAGATGGCGAAATCGATGGGTCTGGGCGCGCCGCAGAAGAAGGCCAAGAAGACGGGCAGTCGGCGCGCTGCGGCAGCCTGA
- a CDS encoding aspartate/glutamate racemase family protein, with the protein MTIVCLHTAESNIAVFEAAARELGFPDGILRHVVRPELLAAAEQAGGLTPDIASETGSVLLGLARDADAVVLTCSTLGPAAAEAGKAASAPILRADGALAENAVQAGGKIVVLCAVETTMEPTGQLFADAAHQFGATVEVRLVPGAWALFKAGDRDGYLSAIAEAGDAAYDEGASIVALAQASMAGAADLVRKGPKPLRSPTAALAAAAEQLSQKG; encoded by the coding sequence GTGACAATAGTCTGCCTGCACACGGCCGAAAGCAATATCGCTGTCTTTGAAGCCGCCGCCAGAGAACTCGGCTTTCCGGATGGAATCCTTCGTCACGTAGTCCGCCCAGAGCTTCTTGCCGCTGCGGAACAAGCGGGCGGTCTTACGCCAGATATCGCAAGCGAGACGGGTTCGGTGCTGCTTGGTCTCGCCCGTGACGCTGATGCTGTCGTTCTGACATGCTCGACCTTGGGGCCTGCTGCCGCCGAAGCCGGGAAGGCTGCGTCGGCTCCCATTCTAAGGGCGGATGGGGCGCTTGCTGAAAACGCCGTCCAGGCAGGCGGTAAGATTGTCGTTCTCTGTGCTGTCGAAACCACTATGGAGCCGACGGGCCAGCTCTTTGCTGACGCGGCGCACCAATTCGGTGCGACAGTTGAAGTTCGCCTTGTTCCTGGTGCATGGGCTTTGTTCAAGGCTGGGGACCGGGATGGCTATCTTTCGGCAATCGCAGAGGCTGGGGATGCAGCTTATGATGAAGGGGCCTCAATTGTCGCTCTGGCTCAGGCATCAATGGCGGGCGCTGCCGATCTTGTCAGAAAGGGGCCGAAACCGCTCAGAAGCCCAACGGCGGCTTTGGCTGCCGCTGCCGAGCAGCTTTCGCAAAAGGGCTGA
- a CDS encoding AAA family ATPase, whose protein sequence is MERFVVISGCSGGGKSTLLAELGRRGHAIVEEPGRRIVRQELEEGGLALPWKDEQAFAHRAMTMALEDRAAATALNGWVFFDRGLVDAAAFLQHLTNEPVLAALAQAHRYCQTVFLTPPWPEIYANDPERRHGMEAAEAEYSRLLEAYPPLGYKVSILPKVSVSERANFIERALSEAKESHSSQH, encoded by the coding sequence ATGGAGCGGTTTGTCGTAATTTCTGGCTGTTCCGGCGGTGGCAAATCCACTTTGCTTGCCGAGCTTGGTAGGCGCGGTCACGCCATCGTGGAGGAACCTGGTCGCCGGATCGTCCGACAGGAGCTCGAAGAAGGAGGGTTGGCGCTTCCCTGGAAAGACGAACAAGCATTTGCACATCGTGCAATGACTATGGCCCTAGAAGATCGAGCAGCAGCCACCGCTCTGAACGGGTGGGTGTTTTTCGACAGGGGCCTGGTCGATGCTGCGGCTTTCCTACAGCACCTGACAAATGAGCCAGTTCTGGCTGCACTCGCTCAGGCGCATCGCTACTGCCAAACTGTGTTTCTAACGCCGCCCTGGCCAGAAATTTACGCGAATGACCCAGAACGGCGTCATGGCATGGAGGCAGCCGAAGCTGAATATTCTCGGTTGCTCGAAGCCTACCCACCGCTTGGATACAAAGTTTCTATCTTGCCCAAGGTCAGTGTGTCGGAGCGTGCCAACTTCATCGAAAGGGCTTTGTCCGAGGCGAAGGAGTCGCACTCCTCGCAGCACTAA
- a CDS encoding antitoxin Xre/MbcA/ParS toxin-binding domain-containing protein yields the protein MNMTPQPARISQDAAIVSKAAVRAAERLELPGRLFASIIGVSEATVSRMKTGDFALDRDRNAFQLSLLFVRLYRSLDAIVGGNAASAASWFKSHNTALDARPVEAVQSIAGLVHVIDYLDSRRAPL from the coding sequence ATGAACATGACGCCACAACCTGCCCGGATCAGCCAGGATGCAGCGATCGTATCGAAGGCGGCTGTCCGTGCCGCGGAGCGGCTTGAACTTCCAGGCCGACTGTTCGCGTCCATCATTGGTGTCTCGGAAGCCACGGTCTCTCGAATGAAGACGGGCGACTTTGCCTTGGATCGGGATCGCAACGCCTTTCAGCTTTCCCTGCTCTTCGTCCGTCTCTATCGCTCCTTGGACGCGATCGTCGGTGGCAATGCCGCCTCGGCTGCATCGTGGTTCAAGAGCCATAACACCGCCCTCGACGCCCGTCCGGTGGAAGCGGTCCAATCCATTGCCGGCCTTGTCCATGTCATCGACTATCTCGACTCTCGACGCGCTCCGCTCTGA
- a CDS encoding RES family NAD+ phosphorylase, which yields MSSTISTLDALRSEFRPFKGHCWRVVESQYVISTVPLVDTLDEQARLEDLLDDTKPPVPPACRHLHPLLYTPFRYTPRQGSRFRRAGQREGAFYTAEHVETAIAEMAFYRVLFYAEAPEALIPADFAEYTAFSVAIDTDALVDLTERQEPALSHLSDYSASQAFADLARAAGATGLRSLSVRCPNKGAAFTWLSCEVFDRPDPVMRQTWRMRLTRLGVQALCESPRLAIQFPPETATSDPRTATFAWERAA from the coding sequence ATGTCATCGACTATCTCGACTCTCGACGCGCTCCGCTCTGAGTTCCGGCCCTTCAAGGGCCATTGCTGGCGCGTGGTCGAGTCCCAGTACGTCATCTCAACGGTGCCCCTTGTCGATACACTGGACGAGCAGGCGCGTCTCGAGGACCTTCTGGACGACACCAAGCCGCCGGTGCCGCCGGCGTGCCGCCACCTTCATCCCCTGCTCTACACGCCATTTCGCTATACGCCTCGGCAGGGATCCCGCTTTCGGCGGGCCGGACAACGCGAGGGTGCGTTTTACACCGCCGAGCACGTAGAGACGGCCATCGCCGAAATGGCCTTCTATCGGGTGCTGTTCTATGCCGAGGCTCCCGAAGCTCTGATCCCAGCGGATTTTGCTGAGTACACGGCTTTCTCGGTCGCGATTGACACTGACGCCCTGGTCGACCTGACCGAGCGTCAGGAGCCTGCCCTCTCCCATCTCAGCGACTACAGCGCCTCTCAGGCCTTTGCCGATCTCGCAAGAGCCGCCGGGGCGACGGGCCTGCGCTCCCTGTCAGTCCGCTGCCCGAATAAGGGCGCGGCTTTCACCTGGCTTTCGTGCGAGGTCTTCGACCGTCCTGATCCGGTTATGCGCCAAACATGGCGCATGCGTCTGACCCGGCTGGGAGTGCAAGCCCTCTGTGAAAGCCCGAGGCTTGCAATCCAATTCCCACCCGAGACGGCAACCTCCGATCCACGAACGGCAACCTTCGCATGGGAGCGGGCTGCCTAA
- a CDS encoding thermonuclease family protein, with protein MDRLIPIAVAMLFLWLIWRVIRHSTRETIDPRTLCVVDGDTIWILKPDRTVSEKVRVQNIDAPELRRPRSRRELSRAVAATEFVRDTIRQADTVTIRRRGKDRYGRTLARIAIDGLDLGRLLIRRGHARRWT; from the coding sequence ATGGACAGGCTCATCCCGATCGCCGTCGCCATGCTGTTTCTATGGCTGATCTGGCGGGTCATCCGCCATTCGACGCGGGAAACCATCGATCCACGCACTCTCTGTGTGGTCGACGGGGACACCATCTGGATTCTGAAGCCGGATCGCACCGTCTCGGAAAAAGTCCGAGTTCAGAACATCGACGCACCCGAGCTTAGGCGCCCTCGGTCTCGTCGGGAGCTCAGCCGCGCCGTTGCTGCAACGGAGTTCGTGAGAGACACGATCCGCCAGGCCGATACGGTGACGATCCGTCGGCGAGGCAAAGATCGATACGGCCGAACGCTCGCCCGTATCGCCATTGACGGCCTCGATCTTGGCCGCCTGCTAATCCGCAGGGGGCACGCGAGGCGGTGGACCTAG
- the dinB gene encoding DNA polymerase IV, whose amino-acid sequence MPVTDRRIAHVDLDAFYASVEQRDNPELRGKPVAVGGSRERGVVAAASYEARRFGVHSAMPSVTARRKCPHLIFVKPRFDVYKQVSLQIREIFHEYTPLVEPLSLDEAYLDVTENLKGIAYATQIAREIRARIFEETGLTASAGVSYCRFLAKMASDQRKPNGMFVITPEMGPVFMESLLIEKFHGVGPATAAKFHALGIFTGLDLKSRPLEFLQERFGKAGSYYYWLARGIDDRPVRPDRTRKSVGAENTFSADLSSLDEMKAALQPIIDKVWRYCDQSGVRGRTVTLKVKFSDFQQITRSRTLGALVESRSGLDEIATGLLVSLLPFGQPVRPLGMSLSALNTDEGPQSPQLSLGL is encoded by the coding sequence ATACCCGTCACGGATCGGCGTATCGCGCATGTGGACCTCGACGCCTTCTATGCCTCGGTCGAGCAGCGGGATAATCCGGAACTCCGTGGGAAACCGGTCGCGGTCGGTGGCTCGCGTGAGCGAGGGGTTGTCGCAGCCGCGAGCTATGAGGCTCGTCGCTTCGGCGTGCATTCGGCGATGCCGTCAGTCACGGCGCGCCGGAAGTGCCCACACCTGATCTTCGTGAAGCCGCGCTTTGACGTCTACAAGCAGGTTTCCTTGCAGATTCGAGAGATCTTTCACGAGTACACACCCTTGGTCGAGCCGCTGTCGCTCGACGAGGCTTACCTGGATGTGACGGAGAACCTCAAGGGCATTGCGTATGCGACCCAAATCGCCCGGGAGATCAGGGCGAGAATCTTCGAAGAGACCGGGCTGACAGCGTCGGCGGGCGTCTCATATTGCCGCTTCCTTGCCAAAATGGCGTCGGACCAGCGCAAGCCGAACGGGATGTTTGTCATCACGCCCGAGATGGGCCCGGTCTTCATGGAGTCGCTTCTTATCGAGAAGTTTCATGGGGTTGGACCTGCAACGGCTGCGAAGTTCCATGCCCTCGGTATTTTCACCGGCCTGGACCTGAAATCCCGACCGCTGGAGTTCCTGCAGGAGCGGTTCGGTAAAGCCGGGAGCTATTACTACTGGCTCGCGCGTGGGATCGATGACCGCCCGGTCCGGCCGGACCGGACCCGGAAGTCCGTCGGCGCCGAGAACACGTTCTCCGCCGACCTGAGCAGCCTCGATGAGATGAAGGCAGCGCTTCAGCCGATCATCGACAAGGTCTGGCGCTACTGTGACCAGTCTGGAGTGAGGGGCCGGACGGTCACGCTGAAGGTGAAATTTTCCGATTTTCAGCAGATCACCCGTAGTCGCACACTGGGCGCGCTTGTTGAGAGCCGGAGCGGCTTGGACGAGATCGCAACTGGCCTCTTGGTCTCGCTTCTCCCCTTCGGGCAACCCGTGCGTCCCCTGGGGATGTCCTTGTCCGCGCTGAATACCGATGAGGGGCCGCAGAGCCCTCAGTTGAGCCTTGGTTTGTGA